The following are encoded together in the Cyanobacterium aponinum PCC 10605 genome:
- the sufD gene encoding Fe-S cluster assembly protein SufD, protein MMILTQENLKNTKDGYLGCLLQIAENQPLHLEGKLQTIVQEIRRKAANKVVKLNLPTTKDESWRFTDLSELYKQDLVYAQPQDLENQTLQEFILKEASNSRLVFVNGYYQANLSDTSGLNSEQIYVGNLTNLDDDKQEKIAQYLAKNEPENEVFTALNSTSLNDAFVVWVKANQEIKTPIHLLHLSVKEKTGSWHQPRILVVAEANSVLEFIEYYGATSFGCSDSARQQYYFTNAVTEIHLLDNAQVNHNRIQRESGDGFHIAQTMVNQAKNSRYTINEISLGGKLYRHNLQVNQEGEQTETYLHGLTMLQGKQLGDTHSEVNLNHPYGTVNQLHKYILDDAGHGVFNGRVYVPKLAQLTNAAQLNRNLLLSPKARINTKPELQITADNVKCAHGATVSQLEADEIFYLRSRGLNEYDARHLLIDAFAAEIIDNIPFASLRQRLTQCVTCRTIND, encoded by the coding sequence ATGATGATATTGACACAAGAAAATTTGAAAAACACCAAAGATGGATATTTAGGCTGTTTACTGCAAATTGCCGAAAATCAACCCCTTCATCTGGAAGGAAAATTACAAACTATTGTCCAAGAAATTAGAAGAAAAGCGGCGAATAAAGTCGTTAAATTAAATCTGCCCACCACTAAAGATGAATCATGGCGTTTTACCGATTTATCTGAATTATATAAACAAGATTTAGTGTATGCACAACCTCAAGATTTAGAAAATCAAACTTTACAAGAATTTATCCTCAAAGAAGCATCTAATTCTCGTTTAGTATTCGTTAATGGTTATTATCAAGCTAATTTATCGGATACTTCTGGTTTAAATTCAGAGCAAATTTATGTGGGTAATCTAACAAATTTAGATGATGATAAACAAGAAAAAATAGCTCAATATTTAGCTAAAAATGAGCCTGAAAATGAAGTTTTTACCGCTTTAAATTCCACCAGTTTAAATGATGCTTTTGTGGTGTGGGTAAAAGCTAATCAAGAAATAAAAACTCCTATTCATTTACTACATCTTAGCGTTAAAGAAAAGACAGGAAGTTGGCATCAACCTCGCATTTTAGTGGTAGCGGAGGCTAATTCAGTCCTAGAATTTATTGAATATTACGGTGCAACTTCTTTTGGTTGCTCTGATTCGGCAAGACAACAATATTATTTTACCAATGCCGTTACGGAAATTCATTTACTAGATAATGCCCAAGTTAATCATAATCGTATTCAAAGAGAATCTGGAGATGGTTTTCATATTGCTCAAACTATGGTAAATCAGGCAAAAAATAGTCGTTATACCATCAATGAAATTAGCTTGGGGGGTAAGTTATATCGTCATAATTTACAAGTTAATCAAGAAGGGGAGCAAACAGAAACTTACTTGCATGGACTAACAATGTTACAAGGCAAGCAATTAGGAGATACCCATAGTGAGGTTAACTTAAATCATCCCTATGGCACTGTTAATCAACTTCATAAATATATTCTTGATGATGCAGGGCATGGGGTTTTTAATGGTAGAGTTTATGTACCAAAGTTAGCCCAGTTGACTAATGCGGCACAATTAAACCGTAATTTACTTCTTTCCCCGAAAGCAAGAATCAATACTAAACCTGAGTTACAAATTACCGCCGATAATGTTAAGTGCGCCCATGGGGCAACGGTTAGCCAATTAGAAGCGGATGAAATCTTTTATCTTCGTAGTCGTGGTTTAAATGAATATGATGCCCGTCATTTGTTGATTGATGCTTTTGCGGCGGAGATTATTGATAATATTCCTTTTGCTTCTTTGCGTCAACGTTTAACTCAGTGTGTTACTTGTCGTACGATTAATGACTAA
- a CDS encoding DUF3352 domain-containing protein encodes MKTRSTTPKVILAIMGVILLVFISYCLIASNSSYLKTGGVKKNPEGVVFIPKKSPLMVSLLINPDKLSSLAQLLPNNGEQKRVVRAMEQLRSNLLTSARVDSPEDIKSWLGDEITLAVTSLDYDYSPENGIQPGYLLAVKNKSPELAKEFLQTYYSREIVSNEVELILEDYQGVNIVYQHPLTDDSPVKQVAAAVVADFVLFANDLPVLKDAINNAQAVDLNLAHDLDYQSAIASLPQKKVSIVYGNLPLTSAWITNQSTIANPDIYQSLTLSLALNPQGLITHTALSGVNTEKNQAPSLTSPPQTLNYIPEDSILTIAGINLTKLGENISNGITNHNPLAEIIYQGIHPLELKTELDFNEEIFSSVSGEYALSLSKNTINNSLEWLFINQKQENSLAKTLDNIAQNRGLSVGQLPLENTTMTAWTKLVTTSENNFSRLQAEVKGVHSETSNEEIITNSVNLLSKVFSTPFESLLQSSDFQESIKALPQANNGYLFIRWQDLAPYLRNRFPIIKIAELAFKPLFDNLESVTITTEGTQDGISYSTSFFHLKG; translated from the coding sequence ATGAAAACTCGTTCTACAACACCCAAAGTTATTCTTGCGATTATGGGTGTAATTTTGTTAGTATTTATCAGCTATTGTTTGATTGCCAGTAATTCCTCTTATTTGAAAACAGGAGGAGTGAAAAAAAATCCTGAAGGAGTGGTATTTATTCCCAAAAAATCCCCCTTAATGGTATCCCTACTAATTAATCCTGATAAATTAAGTAGTTTAGCTCAATTACTACCTAACAATGGTGAACAAAAACGAGTTGTCAGGGCAATGGAGCAATTACGTTCAAATTTACTAACCTCAGCGAGAGTGGATTCTCCGGAAGATATTAAATCTTGGTTAGGAGATGAAATTACTTTAGCCGTTACATCTCTCGATTATGATTACTCTCCAGAAAATGGTATCCAACCCGGATATTTATTAGCAGTAAAAAATAAGTCCCCTGAGCTGGCAAAAGAATTCTTACAAACTTACTATAGTCGTGAAATAGTTTCCAATGAAGTTGAATTAATCCTCGAAGACTATCAGGGAGTTAACATTGTTTATCAACATCCTCTGACAGATGATTCTCCTGTGAAACAAGTAGCCGCCGCCGTAGTTGCTGATTTTGTCTTATTTGCTAATGATTTACCTGTTTTAAAAGATGCCATTAATAATGCTCAAGCTGTAGATCTCAATTTAGCACATGATTTAGACTATCAAAGTGCGATCGCATCTTTACCCCAAAAAAAAGTTAGTATCGTTTATGGTAATTTACCTCTAACCTCCGCATGGATTACGAATCAAAGCACCATTGCAAACCCCGACATCTATCAAAGCCTAACCCTTTCCCTTGCTTTGAATCCTCAAGGATTAATTACTCATACAGCCTTATCGGGTGTAAATACAGAAAAAAATCAAGCACCTTCCCTAACCTCTCCCCCTCAAACTCTCAACTACATCCCTGAAGACAGTATTTTAACCATAGCTGGAATTAACCTAACCAAATTAGGAGAAAATATCAGTAATGGCATCACCAATCACAACCCCCTTGCAGAAATTATCTATCAGGGCATTCATCCCCTCGAATTAAAAACAGAATTAGATTTCAATGAAGAAATATTTTCTTCTGTTAGTGGAGAATACGCCTTATCCCTAAGCAAAAATACTATCAACAATTCATTAGAGTGGTTATTTATCAATCAAAAACAAGAAAACTCCCTCGCCAAAACCCTTGATAATATAGCTCAGAATAGAGGTTTAAGCGTAGGGCAACTACCCCTTGAGAATACTACTATGACGGCATGGACAAAATTAGTCACCACCTCAGAAAATAACTTCTCTCGCTTACAAGCAGAAGTCAAAGGGGTTCACTCAGAAACATCTAACGAAGAAATTATTACTAATTCTGTCAATCTTCTTAGCAAAGTTTTTTCCACCCCCTTCGAGAGTCTTTTACAATCTAGCGACTTTCAAGAAAGTATTAAAGCCTTACCCCAAGCAAACAACGGTTACTTATTCATTCGATGGCAAGATTTAGCCCCTTATTTACGTAATCGTTTCCCCATCATCAAAATAGCCGAATTAGCTTTTAAGCCTCTGTTTGACAATCTTGAATCTGTTACTATCACCACAGAAGGAACTCAAGACGGTATCAGTTATAGTACATCTTTCTTTCATTTAAAAGGTTAG
- the sufC gene encoding Fe-S cluster assembly ATPase SufC, translating to MNQPILTVRNLTASVDDTPILKGVNLEIKAGEIHAIMGRNGSGKSTFSKVLTGHPEYEVTGGEIIYQGENLLEKEPEERALAGIFLAFQYPLEIPGVSNLDFLRVAYNARRKHLGLEELDAFDFEDLVEEKLEVVKMNPSFLQRSLNEGFSGGEKKRNEILQMALLEPTLGILDEIDSGLDIDALRIVSEGVNQLRKPDNAFLLITHYQRLLDYITPDFVHVMYEGKIVMSGDKNLALELEAKGYDFLDKEQLTNV from the coding sequence ATGAATCAACCTATATTAACTGTTCGTAACTTAACTGCAAGTGTTGATGACACCCCCATTCTCAAAGGAGTTAACCTCGAAATTAAAGCAGGGGAAATTCACGCCATCATGGGGCGTAATGGTTCAGGAAAAAGCACCTTTTCCAAGGTATTGACAGGGCATCCTGAATATGAAGTTACAGGGGGTGAAATCATCTATCAAGGAGAAAACCTACTAGAAAAAGAGCCAGAAGAAAGAGCCTTAGCAGGAATTTTCCTCGCCTTTCAATACCCCTTAGAAATCCCCGGAGTAAGTAACCTCGACTTTCTCAGAGTTGCTTATAATGCCCGTCGTAAACATTTAGGCTTAGAAGAATTAGACGCATTTGATTTTGAAGACTTAGTCGAAGAAAAATTAGAGGTAGTAAAAATGAACCCCAGCTTCTTGCAAAGAAGTTTAAATGAAGGCTTTTCCGGGGGAGAAAAAAAACGTAACGAAATCCTACAAATGGCTTTACTTGAACCAACATTAGGCATTTTAGATGAAATCGATTCAGGATTAGACATAGATGCTTTGCGCATCGTTTCCGAAGGAGTCAATCAATTACGTAAACCCGATAATGCTTTTCTTTTAATTACCCATTATCAAAGACTTTTAGACTATATAACCCCTGATTTTGTCCATGTTATGTATGAAGGAAAAATCGTCATGAGTGGTGACAAAAATCTAGCCCTTGAATTGGAAGCAAAAGGTTACGATTTCCTCGATAAAGAGCAGTTAACCAACGTTTAA
- a CDS encoding MgtC/SapB family protein: protein MTNLEFIIRITVAFTLGASLGFERQWRQRMAGLLTNTLVSVGACLFVMLSVLIEGDSSPSRISAQVVSGIGFLAGGVILSEGLNVRGLNTAATLWCAAAIGSLTGSGFMSQAFLGAIAVLVAHLILPPLGEMINQQPLENTELYLCYQCKVICNSKHETQIRALLLQSLRENGTFKLRSMYREFLEDETKGKVKIEAEIVSKSNNDQLIEQVISRLSLEPKVISASWRLTEKEFV, encoded by the coding sequence ATGACTAATTTAGAATTTATTATCCGTATCACCGTTGCTTTTACCCTAGGTGCATCCTTGGGGTTTGAGCGTCAGTGGCGACAAAGAATGGCAGGATTGTTAACGAATACTCTTGTCTCAGTGGGGGCTTGTTTATTTGTGATGTTATCGGTTTTAATTGAAGGGGATAGTAGCCCTTCAAGAATCTCTGCTCAGGTAGTTTCTGGTATTGGTTTTTTGGCAGGTGGAGTAATATTGAGTGAGGGACTAAATGTTAGAGGATTGAATACTGCGGCAACTCTATGGTGTGCGGCGGCTATTGGCTCTTTAACTGGTTCTGGTTTTATGTCTCAGGCTTTTTTAGGTGCGATCGCTGTTTTAGTGGCTCATCTTATCTTACCTCCCCTCGGAGAAATGATTAATCAACAACCCCTAGAAAATACAGAATTATATTTATGCTATCAGTGTAAAGTTATCTGTAATAGTAAACATGAAACTCAGATTAGGGCTTTGTTATTACAATCCTTAAGGGAAAATGGTACTTTTAAACTACGTTCTATGTATAGAGAATTCTTAGAGGATGAGACAAAAGGGAAAGTAAAAATAGAAGCAGAAATAGTTAGTAAATCTAATAATGATCAACTGATAGAACAAGTTATCAGCCGACTTAGTCTTGAACCTAAAGTAATCTCTGCATCATGGCGTTTAACGGAAAAAGAATTTGTTTGA
- a CDS encoding peroxiredoxin-like family protein, with protein sequence MNDLNTNTVEQSNIYSFLKTTKRVRVSDGKEISIFNGTSSANYILLLVLPQLGDFDSLEYAWWLNKYQDILHEKKIALRAIAIGNLKSGEKYCQYTGFNPENLFLDETAEIHQQLNLYQGLNWQFPTFNCSQNQWLNLILMCAGIGSKGTLKEVLRGYFGDKKAPSLLQENEIVNIKFLPPIKGSLFNKVGKNYQRPFELATIRLKNMIEVLTNWRTYVPNDNYLTQRGGTFLFNNQGKIIYQHRDEGILGFAENKSNPLAFLP encoded by the coding sequence ATGAATGATTTAAATACAAATACTGTTGAACAATCAAATATTTATTCATTTCTCAAAACTACTAAAAGAGTCAGAGTCAGTGACGGGAAAGAAATTTCTATATTTAATGGTACTTCTTCTGCTAACTATATTCTCTTACTTGTCTTACCCCAATTAGGAGATTTTGATAGTCTTGAATACGCTTGGTGGTTAAATAAATATCAAGATATTTTGCATGAAAAAAAAATTGCCCTAAGAGCGATCGCAATTGGTAACTTAAAATCAGGGGAAAAGTATTGTCAATATACAGGATTTAACCCAGAAAATTTATTTTTGGACGAAACAGCAGAAATTCATCAACAATTAAATTTATATCAAGGTTTAAACTGGCAATTTCCTACCTTTAATTGTAGTCAAAATCAATGGCTGAACTTGATCTTAATGTGTGCAGGAATAGGTAGTAAAGGAACATTAAAAGAAGTTTTACGTGGTTATTTTGGAGATAAAAAAGCACCATCTCTATTACAAGAAAATGAAATTGTTAACATAAAATTTTTACCGCCCATTAAAGGCTCACTATTTAACAAAGTAGGGAAAAACTATCAGCGCCCTTTTGAGTTAGCAACCATTAGATTAAAAAATATGATTGAGGTATTGACTAACTGGCGAACCTATGTGCCTAACGATAACTATTTAACCCAAAGAGGAGGCACTTTTTTATTTAACAATCAGGGAAAAATTATTTATCAACATCGAGATGAAGGCATACTAGGATTTGCTGAAAACAAAAGTAATCCTCTCGCCTTTTTACCTTGA
- a CDS encoding C40 family peptidase, whose translation MNSQLSDLLTPFPTGEYVCLTNLNLYAQPDCKELATQLRKGRYLKVLSSEIIDNTVKVCSLEDQYYAYLHITNLTELEIASQPYQPVSVTREKIETLISQVIEFTYQAMKTPNYYLWGGTVAPNYDCSGLMQSAFASVGVWLPRDSYQQEDFTTRISRDELQRGDLIFFGDARVNHVALYLGENKYIHSSGKEIGNDGIAINQLRDDLDQVSLNYYQKLWSYGRLDRSFIPDIQKLEQL comes from the coding sequence ATGAATTCCCAATTATCTGATTTATTAACCCCATTTCCCACGGGAGAATATGTCTGTTTAACGAACTTAAATTTATACGCCCAACCCGACTGTAAAGAATTAGCAACCCAACTACGAAAAGGCAGATATTTAAAAGTTCTTTCTTCTGAGATAATCGATAATACTGTAAAAGTTTGCTCCTTAGAAGATCAATATTATGCCTATTTACATATCACTAATTTAACGGAACTAGAAATTGCATCTCAACCATATCAACCTGTTTCAGTGACAAGGGAAAAAATAGAAACCCTTATTTCTCAGGTAATAGAATTTACCTACCAAGCCATGAAAACCCCTAATTATTATCTATGGGGTGGCACCGTTGCACCTAATTATGACTGTTCTGGTTTAATGCAAAGTGCTTTTGCTAGTGTAGGAGTATGGCTACCTAGAGACTCTTATCAACAAGAAGATTTTACTACCAGAATATCAAGAGATGAGTTACAAAGAGGAGATTTAATTTTTTTTGGCGATGCAAGGGTTAATCATGTGGCTTTATATTTAGGAGAAAACAAATATATTCACAGTTCAGGAAAAGAAATTGGTAATGATGGTATTGCCATTAACCAACTAAGGGACGATTTAGACCAAGTTAGTCTGAATTATTATCAAAAATTGTGGAGCTATGGAAGACTCGATCGCAGTTTTATCCCAGATATACAAAAACTAGAACAACTATAA
- the thrC gene encoding threonine synthase, translating to MPVVATKLDQPSTTYHVKAGWKGLIEEYKHYLPVTESTPIITLREGNTPLIPVSSISKMIGRNVKVYVKYDGLNPTGSFKDRGMTMAISKAKEAGAQAVICASTGNTSAAAAAYATRAGMKAFVIIPDGYVALGKLAQALIYGAEVLAIDGNFDDALTIVREMAESYPVTLVNSVNPYRLEGQKTAAFEVVDTLGYAPDWLAIPVGNAGNITAYWMGFCQYHSENKCDILPKMMGFQAAGSAPFVEGHQVLKPETIATAIRIGNPANWEKALSVREASQGQFNAVTDEEILEAYRILGREEGVFCEPASAASVAGVLKLKEQIPDNGTVVCVLTGNGLKDPDSAMKLSESGIRGGIKADLNEVARIMGFIS from the coding sequence ATGCCCGTGGTAGCAACGAAACTAGATCAACCATCAACAACTTATCATGTTAAAGCAGGGTGGAAAGGCTTAATAGAAGAATATAAGCACTATTTGCCTGTCACAGAATCTACTCCTATTATTACTCTTAGAGAAGGAAATACACCCTTGATACCTGTGTCATCCATCTCAAAAATGATTGGCAGAAATGTCAAAGTTTATGTTAAATATGATGGCTTGAATCCCACGGGTTCATTCAAAGATAGAGGAATGACAATGGCTATTTCCAAAGCCAAAGAAGCGGGGGCTCAAGCTGTGATTTGTGCCAGTACAGGCAACACATCTGCCGCCGCCGCCGCCTATGCCACCAGAGCAGGAATGAAAGCATTTGTTATTATTCCTGACGGTTATGTTGCCCTTGGTAAGTTAGCACAGGCTTTAATTTATGGAGCGGAAGTATTAGCCATTGATGGTAATTTTGATGACGCTTTAACAATCGTCAGAGAAATGGCGGAAAGTTATCCTGTTACCCTCGTAAATTCCGTCAATCCCTACCGTTTGGAAGGTCAAAAAACAGCCGCTTTTGAGGTAGTTGATACCCTTGGTTATGCTCCTGACTGGTTAGCTATTCCTGTGGGTAATGCAGGAAATATTACTGCTTATTGGATGGGTTTTTGTCAATATCACAGTGAGAATAAGTGTGACATATTACCTAAAATGATGGGTTTCCAAGCCGCAGGTTCAGCTCCTTTTGTGGAAGGGCATCAGGTATTAAAACCAGAAACCATCGCAACAGCCATTAGAATTGGCAATCCCGCCAACTGGGAAAAGGCTTTATCTGTTAGAGAGGCTTCTCAAGGACAATTTAATGCGGTCACGGATGAGGAAATATTAGAGGCATATCGTATTTTGGGCAGGGAAGAAGGGGTTTTCTGTGAACCTGCTAGTGCGGCTTCCGTGGCTGGAGTCTTAAAACTGAAAGAGCAAATTCCTGATAATGGTACTGTTGTTTGTGTTTTAACGGGTAATGGATTAAAAGATCCTGATAGTGCCATGAAATTAAGTGAAAGCGGCATTAGAGGGGGCATTAAAGCTGATTTGAATGAAGTTGCCCGAATTATGGGATTTATTAGTTAG
- the leuS gene encoding leucine--tRNA ligase, whose amino-acid sequence MQSPYQPSDIESKWQQQWSDSNLYLTEENRDKPKFYALSMFPYPSGKLHMGHVRNYVITDVIARFKRMQGHRVLHPMGWDAFGLPAENAAIDRGIPPAKWTYENIAQMRSQLQELGLSIDWSREVATCSPDYYKWTQWLFLQFYEAGLAYQKEAAVNWDPIDQTVLANEQVDSEGYSWRSGAKVERKLLRQWFLKITDYAEQLLNDLQQLEGWPDRVKTMQENWIGKSVGAYLEFPIVGSDEKIPVFTTRPDTVYGVTYVVLAPEHPLTEKVTTPERKEAVSAFIQEVSSESEIDRTADDKPKKGILTGGKAINPFTGEEIPILIANYVLYEYGTGAVMGVPAHDVRDFKFAKENNLPIKVVILPENVEETDFSLVEAYTETGIMVNSGEFNGMESTQGKEAVIKLAENKGFGKKRIQYRLRDWLISRQRYWGCPIPVIHCQDCGTVPVPTEQLPVELPEQVEFSGRGPSPLAKLDDWVNVTCPKCGKPAKRETDTMDTFIDSSWYFLRYTDATNQNEPFNLDRVNDWMGVDQYVGGIEHAILHLLYSRFFTKVVRDRGLVCVDEPFKRLLTQGMVQGLTYKTKQTGKYLTPEQIIYKNGECRDKETNEPVNIFYEKMSKSKYNGVDPKLVLEKYGADTARMFILFKAPPEKDLEWDDADVEGQYRFLNRVWLLVNEFIENPDSAEDKTINKANLSKEEKDLRRAIHTAIKEISEDLSGDYQFNTAVSELMKLSNALRDAKIKNSPVYREGVETLILLLAPFAPHISEELWHKLGNSESVHLANWLIIDEEALTVDEITLVIQIKGKTRGTISAPASASKDELEAIARASDIAQKYIADKEIKKVIVVPNKLVNFVVV is encoded by the coding sequence ATGCAATCTCCTTATCAACCTAGTGATATAGAATCAAAATGGCAACAACAATGGTCTGATTCTAACCTTTATTTAACAGAAGAAAATCGAGATAAACCTAAATTTTATGCCCTTTCTATGTTCCCTTACCCTTCAGGGAAATTACACATGGGTCATGTACGCAACTATGTTATTACCGATGTTATCGCCCGTTTCAAGCGAATGCAAGGACATCGAGTTTTACATCCTATGGGTTGGGATGCTTTCGGTTTACCGGCTGAAAATGCAGCAATTGATCGAGGTATTCCACCGGCTAAATGGACTTATGAAAATATTGCACAGATGCGATCGCAGCTTCAAGAGTTAGGACTATCCATTGATTGGAGTCGAGAAGTTGCTACCTGTTCCCCTGATTATTATAAATGGACACAGTGGTTATTTTTACAATTTTATGAGGCAGGACTAGCTTATCAAAAAGAAGCCGCCGTTAACTGGGATCCGATCGATCAAACGGTGTTAGCTAATGAGCAAGTTGACTCAGAAGGCTATTCATGGCGTAGTGGAGCAAAAGTCGAGCGTAAATTATTAAGACAGTGGTTTTTGAAAATTACCGATTATGCCGAACAGTTATTGAATGACTTACAACAGCTAGAAGGATGGCCCGATAGAGTCAAAACCATGCAGGAAAACTGGATTGGTAAATCTGTGGGGGCTTATTTAGAATTTCCCATTGTCGGTAGTGACGAAAAAATCCCTGTTTTTACTACCCGTCCTGATACAGTATATGGAGTGACTTATGTAGTTTTAGCTCCTGAGCATCCCCTCACCGAAAAAGTGACCACTCCTGAGAGGAAAGAAGCAGTATCCGCCTTTATCCAAGAGGTAAGCAGTGAAAGTGAAATCGATCGCACTGCCGACGATAAACCGAAAAAAGGCATATTGACAGGAGGTAAAGCCATCAATCCCTTCACAGGGGAAGAAATTCCTATTTTGATCGCCAATTATGTTTTATATGAATACGGCACAGGAGCAGTAATGGGAGTACCTGCCCACGATGTGCGAGACTTCAAATTTGCCAAAGAAAATAACCTCCCCATAAAAGTGGTTATCCTGCCTGAGAATGTGGAAGAAACTGATTTTTCTCTTGTGGAAGCCTATACCGAAACGGGTATTATGGTTAATTCAGGGGAATTTAACGGCATGGAATCCACCCAAGGCAAAGAAGCAGTTATTAAACTAGCGGAGAATAAAGGATTTGGTAAAAAACGCATCCAATATCGCCTTAGAGACTGGTTAATCTCCCGTCAACGTTACTGGGGTTGCCCTATTCCCGTCATTCATTGCCAAGATTGTGGCACAGTTCCTGTACCTACAGAACAATTACCAGTTGAATTACCTGAACAAGTAGAATTTTCTGGACGAGGACCCTCTCCCCTTGCCAAACTCGATGATTGGGTAAACGTGACTTGTCCGAAATGTGGTAAACCTGCGAAAAGGGAAACCGACACTATGGACACCTTTATTGACTCCTCATGGTATTTTTTACGTTATACCGACGCAACCAACCAAAATGAGCCTTTTAACCTCGATAGAGTGAATGATTGGATGGGGGTGGATCAGTATGTAGGTGGTATTGAACACGCAATATTGCACTTACTTTATTCTCGTTTCTTCACTAAAGTTGTCAGAGATAGGGGTTTAGTTTGTGTAGATGAACCTTTCAAACGCCTCTTAACTCAAGGAATGGTGCAGGGTTTAACCTATAAAACGAAGCAAACAGGAAAATATTTAACACCTGAACAAATTATCTATAAAAATGGGGAATGTCGAGACAAGGAAACTAACGAACCCGTTAATATTTTCTATGAAAAAATGTCAAAATCTAAGTATAATGGCGTTGATCCGAAATTAGTCTTAGAAAAATACGGTGCAGATACTGCTAGGATGTTTATTCTCTTTAAAGCACCTCCTGAGAAAGATTTAGAATGGGATGATGCAGACGTAGAAGGGCAGTATCGCTTCCTTAACCGAGTTTGGTTACTGGTGAATGAATTTATCGAAAATCCTGATTCTGCCGAGGATAAAACTATTAATAAAGCGAATTTGAGTAAAGAGGAAAAAGACTTAAGAAGGGCAATTCATACGGCAATTAAGGAGATTTCCGAAGACTTAAGCGGGGATTATCAATTTAACACGGCGGTTTCGGAGTTGATGAAGTTAAGCAACGCCTTAAGGGATGCCAAAATCAAAAATTCTCCTGTATATCGAGAAGGAGTTGAAACCCTCATCTTATTATTAGCACCTTTTGCCCCCCATATAAGTGAGGAATTGTGGCACAAACTCGGCAATAGCGAATCGGTGCATTTAGCTAACTGGCTAATTATCGATGAAGAAGCCTTAACGGTGGACGAAATCACCCTCGTTATTCAAATAAAAGGCAAAACCAGAGGTACAATTTCTGCTCCTGCTTCTGCTAGTAAAGACGAACTAGAGGCGATCGCCCGTGCTTCGGATATTGCTCAAAAATACATTGCTGACAAGGAGATTAAGAAGGTAATCGTTGTACCGAATAAATTAGTTAACTTTGTGGTTGTCTAA